Proteins encoded by one window of Halobaculum halobium:
- a CDS encoding type B DNA-directed DNA polymerase encodes MVLAIDYDDESVIEWRLSEDGVDRTVVDDYRPTLFFGSPVSELYGRDGGPDPDPKLAKRGAIPESLRDLRSFLDGQDAVANIEIDVWRQTFRSSARPVLRVDCRRVGDIRSVARRIHQFGDPDEHTCYNVDLTRQLRYTLKTDTEAAPDTSVRDLRTLRIQFPAHESGISALGQLQIDGGEIGSSPKEVAETVEHRISSVDPDVLVVDTARVVPLLFEAAAEYGLEPYSLGREPGFTQLASESTYTSYGRVGHSPARYSVPGRVILDRANTFFYSESGLDGCLDLVERAGLPLQELGWASIGRVLTAMQIREARSCGVLVPWRAWRPEFFRSASTLDTADRGGTTLAPEVGVHEDVYELDFASMYPNIIREYNISPETVRCGCCDNEAVPKIGYSICVRDGYLPDVLGPLIDGRSDIKRRIQETDDPEERATLEARSSAIKWILVSCFGYQGFSNAKFGRIECHESINAFAREILLDAKAALEEGGWRVLHGIVDSIWVTPAPEVAESDRRPLDDIATEVSEATRIELEYEGGFDWVAFCPRRGGDGGALTRYFGRRQGVEYPDEGLGDAVKTRGIESRQDDTPTWIAQLQSTLIRTLDRTHDAEAVVSELATWLGRLEREEVPPSDLLITQRVSKRAEQYRHETVTVAALKRAKWKDCALAAGQRVEYLVFDDDARGLGRVRLSHEELRGYDTAWYRKQAIRAAESVLSPLGWDRERIRRTLVGYRDSRLSAFE; translated from the coding sequence ATGGTACTCGCGATCGACTACGACGACGAATCGGTTATCGAGTGGCGGCTGTCGGAGGACGGTGTCGATCGGACCGTCGTCGATGATTATCGGCCCACGTTGTTCTTCGGATCCCCTGTCTCAGAGTTGTACGGTCGTGACGGAGGTCCGGATCCGGATCCGAAATTGGCGAAGCGCGGCGCGATTCCAGAATCACTCCGAGATCTGCGGTCATTTCTCGACGGACAGGACGCCGTTGCGAACATTGAGATCGACGTGTGGCGGCAGACGTTTCGATCGAGCGCGCGGCCGGTTCTTCGTGTGGATTGTCGACGGGTTGGAGACATCCGTTCGGTTGCTCGGCGGATCCACCAATTCGGAGATCCCGACGAACACACCTGTTACAACGTCGACCTCACCCGACAACTACGGTACACGCTTAAAACCGACACCGAGGCGGCTCCAGATACCTCAGTCCGCGACCTCCGTACACTCCGTATCCAGTTTCCGGCTCACGAGTCGGGTATCTCCGCCTTGGGACAGCTCCAGATCGACGGGGGAGAAATCGGGTCGTCTCCAAAGGAGGTCGCGGAAACGGTCGAACACCGCATTTCATCTGTCGATCCCGATGTTCTCGTCGTTGACACCGCTCGCGTCGTCCCGTTGCTTTTCGAGGCGGCCGCAGAGTACGGGCTGGAGCCGTACTCCCTTGGTCGCGAACCGGGATTCACACAGTTGGCCTCCGAATCGACGTACACGAGCTATGGACGGGTCGGTCACTCCCCTGCCCGGTATTCGGTTCCGGGGCGCGTGATTCTGGACAGAGCGAATACGTTCTTCTACAGCGAATCGGGCCTCGACGGGTGTCTTGACCTCGTTGAACGCGCGGGGTTGCCGTTACAAGAACTCGGGTGGGCCTCGATCGGGCGCGTGTTGACGGCCATGCAGATCCGCGAGGCCCGGTCCTGTGGAGTTCTCGTTCCGTGGCGGGCGTGGCGACCCGAATTCTTCCGTTCCGCCTCGACGCTGGACACCGCCGACCGAGGCGGGACGACACTCGCGCCCGAGGTCGGCGTCCACGAGGATGTGTACGAACTCGACTTCGCGTCGATGTATCCGAACATCATCCGCGAATACAACATCTCGCCGGAGACGGTCCGATGCGGCTGTTGTGACAACGAAGCGGTCCCGAAGATCGGGTATTCGATCTGCGTACGAGACGGCTATCTTCCGGACGTTCTCGGGCCGCTCATCGACGGGCGGAGCGATATCAAGCGCCGGATCCAGGAGACGGACGACCCTGAGGAACGGGCGACCCTGGAGGCGCGATCCTCAGCGATCAAGTGGATCCTCGTGTCCTGCTTCGGATATCAGGGGTTCTCAAACGCCAAGTTCGGTCGGATCGAGTGTCACGAATCGATCAACGCCTTCGCTCGCGAGATCCTGCTGGACGCGAAAGCCGCACTCGAAGAAGGAGGCTGGCGAGTCCTTCACGGAATCGTCGATTCGATCTGGGTGACGCCCGCACCCGAGGTCGCCGAGAGTGATCGACGACCACTCGACGATATTGCAACGGAGGTTTCTGAGGCGACCCGGATCGAATTGGAGTATGAGGGGGGTTTCGACTGGGTCGCGTTCTGTCCACGTCGCGGGGGCGACGGGGGGGCGCTGACACGGTACTTTGGCCGTCGTCAGGGCGTCGAGTATCCCGACGAAGGACTCGGAGACGCGGTGAAGACGCGTGGGATCGAATCGCGACAGGACGACACCCCGACGTGGATCGCGCAGCTCCAGTCCACGTTGATCCGGACGCTCGATCGGACCCACGACGCGGAGGCGGTCGTATCGGAACTCGCGACGTGGCTCGGACGGCTGGAGCGAGAGGAAGTCCCGCCGTCCGATTTATTGATTACGCAACGCGTGTCGAAGCGTGCCGAACAATACCGTCACGAGACGGTGACCGTGGCTGCGTTGAAGCGCGCGAAGTGGAAGGATTGTGCATTAGCGGCGGGCCAGCGGGTCGAGTATCTGGTGTTCGACGACGACGCTCGCGGGCTGGGGCGGGTCCGGCTGAGTCACGAGGAACTGCGTGGGTATGATACGGCCTGGTATCGGAAGCAAGCGATTCGGGCTGCCGAGAGCGTGTTGTCGCCGCTGGGATGGGACCGTGAGCGGATACGGAGAACGCTGGTGGGATATCGAGATAGCCGGTTATCTGCATTCGAGTAG
- a CDS encoding PGF-CTERM sorting domain-containing protein has translation MTRDKLKVLLLVFTIVAAVSISGLATAQSDDWPDDDPKEVSLGTYSGEVSSTDDRDLFVIPVSKGQVLNLELSKDAGESVYAHVDYPGGDFSLRDDEGTSSSRRITVEEDGLLRFSVGGFPDGSSLPWTITAEDSGERDQWYDTETPEESFGSHSGQVSSVDDRDLFVVPVSKGQVLNLELSKDAGESVYAHVDYPGGDFSLRDDEGTSPSRRITVEEDGLVRFSVGGFPDGSSLPWTITAEDSGERDQWYDTETPEESFGSHSGQVSSVDDRDLFVVPVSEGQVVYLKLSKDAGDSVYTHVDYPGGDISLRNDEGTSESNRVTVEEDGLLSFSVGGFPDGSSLPWTVTVGTGSSETTSTAEPTEASTPTSTPAPTPTPTPTPTPTPTPTPTPAPTPTSTPAPTSTFTPVPTTIPTDTASDRTENSESSPTEDEVDSGDDVQDSDGDGVIDSKDYAPRDPEVQEQSDVQNTSSGSAPGFGVIVAVVALIVISLAVIHRSE, from the coding sequence ATGACTAGAGACAAACTAAAAGTCCTACTCTTAGTCTTCACCATCGTCGCTGCCGTCAGTATCAGTGGCCTGGCAACAGCTCAGTCGGACGACTGGCCAGATGACGACCCCAAGGAGGTGTCTCTTGGAACTTACTCCGGAGAGGTGAGTTCGACCGATGATCGCGATCTTTTCGTGATCCCTGTTTCAAAAGGACAAGTTCTGAATCTCGAACTGTCGAAGGATGCTGGAGAGTCCGTATATGCACATGTGGACTATCCTGGCGGAGATTTCTCACTCAGAGATGACGAAGGAACTAGTTCGTCCAGACGAATTACCGTTGAGGAAGATGGGTTATTGAGGTTCAGTGTTGGTGGTTTCCCTGATGGGTCGAGCCTTCCGTGGACGATCACTGCGGAAGATTCGGGAGAACGCGACCAATGGTATGACACTGAAACACCCGAGGAATCATTCGGTAGTCATTCTGGACAGGTGAGTTCGGTCGATGATCGCGATCTCTTCGTGGTCCCTGTTTCAAAAGGGCAAGTCCTGAACCTCGAACTGTCGAAAGATGCCGGAGAATCTGTATATGCACATGTGGACTATCCTGGCGGAGATTTCTCACTCAGAGATGACGAGGGAACCAGTCCATCCAGAAGGATTACCGTCGAAGAAGATGGGCTTGTGAGGTTCAGTGTTGGTGGTTTCCCTGATGGGTCGAGCCTTCCGTGGACGATCACTGCGGAAGATTCGGGAGAACGCGACCAATGGTATGACACTGAAACACCCGAGGAATCATTCGGTAGTCATTCTGGACAGGTGAGTTCGGTCGATGATCGCGATCTCTTCGTGGTCCCTGTCTCGGAGGGCCAAGTGGTCTATCTGAAACTGTCGAAGGATGCTGGAGACTCCGTATATACACATGTGGACTATCCTGGCGGGGATATCTCGCTTAGGAATGACGAGGGAACTAGTGAGTCCAATCGGGTTACAGTCGAAGAGGATGGCCTTTTGAGCTTCAGTGTTGGTGGTTTCCCTGATGGGTCGAGTCTCCCGTGGACGGTGACCGTAGGTACAGGGAGCTCCGAGACAACAAGCACAGCCGAACCCACGGAAGCGAGCACACCCACATCTACACCAGCTCCAACTCCAACTCCCACACCAACCCCCACACCAACCCCCACACCAACTCCCACACCAGCTCCAACTCCAACATCCACACCAGCTCCAACGTCCACGTTTACTCCAGTTCCGACAACCATACCGACGGATACGGCTAGTGACCGCACGGAGAATTCTGAATCATCTCCGACTGAGGATGAGGTTGATTCTGGAGATGATGTACAAGACAGTGATGGAGATGGTGTAATAGACTCCAAAGATTATGCACCCCGTGACCCTGAGGTGCAAGAACAGAGTGACGTTCAGAATACCTCTAGCGGTTCAGCACCGGGCTTCGGAGTTATCGTTGCTGTTGTGGCGCTGATTGTCATTTCACTTGCTGTTATTCACCGGAGTGAATAG
- a CDS encoding HalOD1 output domain-containing protein has translation MQGNMSVYCVCTPVVDTKYDSESDRSATDAIVRALADAAGVDPTDIPPLFDYVDPDALNTLFDSSDRGTGGDTLLSFQVDTWNVFVRSDGRIRVCDATQPTEPEPVFESTTA, from the coding sequence ATGCAGGGTAACATGTCCGTCTACTGTGTATGTACACCGGTTGTTGATACGAAATACGACTCTGAGAGTGATCGTTCCGCTACAGACGCTATTGTAAGGGCTCTGGCGGACGCTGCCGGTGTTGATCCAACCGATATCCCCCCGCTGTTTGATTACGTTGACCCGGACGCTCTCAACACGCTGTTTGATTCTTCTGACAGGGGCACAGGCGGTGATACCCTCCTCAGTTTCCAGGTAGACACGTGGAACGTGTTCGTCCGCTCCGACGGTCGCATTCGCGTCTGTGACGCAACTCAACCAACCGAACCAGAACCCGTATTTGAGTCCACAACCGCCTAA
- a CDS encoding pentapeptide repeat-containing protein, whose amino-acid sequence MSDPSNWHGEAPSDWLLVDTQPGQDATPDHRLEVESWECPHDAFEHPSRGTLPTCIFHTPPHELPDNIDEGEALLEALDRATEARDTEITRRRKQFIGANFGNLEIAAGTTIAADDDYPIRLTHARFSGDVDLSGVRIEPSLDARGCGFDSRFSNVDFSQTKFCTDDRVTFRESVFDVATVDFNRAEFDVGRSVIFTESEFGSRTVVDFSLSEFDVGGTVHFGNVDFGYRMIHFDQTTFNSGTGTIFWDAEFPDDTRFHFPNSTFSGEGDIYFRGLSFEGESDIAFNSATFDVEGDVSFAETTFGPKCQVTFEGADFIGQTISNGNFEGANFTRVKFIEANISNCSFYGADIDGALFGNSFIDETVDFLSIRDDTPNRPSRVDADPKFDTEAQSGLYQYIAAIRSYLPLRPQTSAGTELENDEDGRDDATRRYQKAARQYHLIETIGRDNSLPTLQAIGFVRRQDMHRQRYAEQAAAAPSLALRRWAKWVRASTARLVLLYGESPWRILITALSFVFGYAIMYSLSGLRVTDTGQILHASTIGDIPVVFPQALYFSTLTFTTLGFGNYQPVGWGRWAAISETALGAILAALLVFVLGRRAAR is encoded by the coding sequence ATGTCGGACCCGTCCAACTGGCATGGGGAGGCGCCATCGGACTGGCTATTGGTAGATACGCAACCAGGTCAAGATGCCACTCCGGATCACCGGTTAGAAGTTGAATCCTGGGAATGTCCGCATGACGCCTTTGAACACCCTTCACGAGGGACGTTACCAACCTGTATCTTTCATACACCTCCCCACGAGCTCCCTGATAATATAGACGAAGGTGAAGCTCTTCTCGAGGCGCTCGATAGAGCGACTGAAGCCAGGGATACAGAGATTACCCGGAGAAGGAAGCAATTTATTGGGGCCAATTTTGGCAACCTCGAAATTGCTGCGGGAACGACTATAGCTGCGGACGATGATTACCCGATTCGACTCACGCACGCCCGCTTCAGTGGCGATGTTGACCTGAGCGGAGTTCGGATCGAACCGAGTCTCGACGCACGGGGGTGTGGATTCGATAGTCGGTTTTCAAACGTTGACTTCTCGCAGACTAAGTTCTGTACCGACGATCGGGTTACATTTCGTGAGAGTGTTTTCGATGTGGCGACTGTCGATTTTAATCGCGCCGAATTTGATGTTGGTCGATCTGTTATTTTCACTGAGAGTGAGTTCGGCTCTCGAACGGTCGTCGATTTCTCATTGTCAGAATTTGATGTTGGAGGTACTGTCCACTTCGGTAATGTGGACTTCGGATATCGGATGATCCATTTCGATCAGACAACCTTCAACAGCGGCACAGGGACGATCTTCTGGGATGCTGAGTTTCCCGACGATACTAGATTTCACTTCCCCAATAGCACATTCTCAGGCGAGGGTGACATCTACTTTAGGGGATTGTCGTTCGAAGGGGAGAGCGACATCGCATTCAATAGTGCCACATTCGATGTCGAAGGAGACGTGTCATTCGCTGAAACGACGTTCGGGCCAAAGTGCCAAGTAACATTTGAAGGGGCCGATTTTATAGGTCAGACTATCTCAAATGGCAATTTCGAAGGTGCCAATTTCACACGAGTGAAGTTCATAGAAGCCAATATCTCTAACTGTAGTTTTTACGGCGCTGACATAGATGGAGCGCTTTTCGGGAATTCATTTATCGATGAGACTGTCGATTTTCTTTCGATTAGAGACGATACCCCGAATCGCCCCTCACGCGTAGACGCAGATCCCAAATTCGACACCGAGGCACAATCGGGTCTGTATCAATATATCGCGGCTATTCGATCCTACCTCCCACTCAGGCCTCAAACCTCCGCAGGGACTGAGTTGGAGAACGATGAGGATGGTAGGGATGACGCCACTCGTCGATATCAGAAAGCCGCACGGCAATACCATCTCATCGAGACAATTGGCCGAGATAACTCTCTGCCAACATTGCAAGCAATCGGATTCGTGCGACGGCAAGATATGCACCGCCAGCGATACGCTGAACAGGCGGCAGCGGCACCAAGTCTAGCTCTCCGACGGTGGGCTAAGTGGGTACGTGCTTCGACTGCCCGACTTGTCTTGCTATATGGAGAAAGCCCGTGGCGTATCCTGATTACAGCACTTTCGTTCGTGTTTGGCTATGCTATTATGTACTCACTCAGCGGGCTCCGCGTTACAGACACCGGTCAAATTCTCCATGCTTCTACCATCGGGGACATCCCAGTGGTCTTTCCCCAAGCACTGTATTTTAGCACCCTCACATTCACGACACTCGGATTTGGGAATTACCAACCAGTTGGCTGGGGTCGCTGGGCGGCGATCTCCGAAACTGCCCTTGGCGCAATCTTAGCTGCATTGCTGGTGTTTGTCCTCGGGAGACGGGCTGCGAGATAG
- a CDS encoding tyrosine-type recombinase/integrase: MAWTREPLTESELDKLLAAADERNLDHQVAIYTLAHTGMRADELAHLRDGWIDWQSERLRVPPTEGEWSPKTEHSARTIPLKHPGTVRRLRDYFSYHEAYDATRQTVTNRVKRVAAETDLRKKITPHVLRHTYGTLIAAWGATPQYIRQTMGHADLSSANDYLQYAGTQLDAEAEELW; encoded by the coding sequence ATGGCATGGACAAGAGAACCCCTCACAGAATCCGAGCTCGACAAGTTGCTCGCGGCCGCCGACGAGCGAAATCTCGACCACCAGGTGGCGATCTACACGCTCGCTCACACCGGGATGCGAGCCGACGAACTCGCGCACCTTCGCGACGGCTGGATCGACTGGCAATCCGAGCGACTCCGGGTGCCCCCCACCGAAGGCGAGTGGTCGCCGAAGACTGAGCACTCCGCGCGGACGATCCCGCTGAAGCACCCCGGCACAGTGCGACGGCTTCGTGATTACTTCAGCTATCACGAAGCGTACGACGCTACTCGTCAGACCGTCACGAACCGCGTGAAGCGTGTGGCCGCCGAGACCGACCTCCGCAAGAAGATCACGCCACACGTCCTCCGGCACACCTACGGGACGTTGATCGCGGCGTGGGGTGCGACGCCACAATATATCCGGCAGACAATGGGTCACGCCGATCTATCGAGCGCGAACGATTACCTGCAGTACGCAGGGACGCAGTTAGACGCAGAAGCCGAGGAGCTATGGTAG
- a CDS encoding helix-hairpin-helix domain-containing protein, whose translation MNELLVASVVVFLALGVFEEYRDQLPTRVRVALGDLDLDDPRTVEEIREAYLRDHIGDREFERRLGVAIDEDAAQLRRVAESVSGIGPDTSWSLVAQGYRSERQVRDASVDQLADDVPNVGEQRAGQLLRTVDE comes from the coding sequence GTGAACGAACTCCTCGTCGCGTCCGTAGTAGTGTTCCTGGCACTCGGCGTGTTCGAGGAGTACCGCGACCAATTACCGACGCGCGTCCGAGTAGCGCTTGGCGACCTCGACCTCGACGACCCGCGGACGGTCGAGGAGATCCGTGAAGCGTACCTCCGTGACCACATCGGCGACCGGGAGTTCGAGCGGCGGCTCGGCGTCGCGATCGACGAGGACGCCGCGCAGCTGCGACGGGTCGCGGAGAGCGTCTCGGGGATCGGCCCGGATACGTCGTGGTCGCTCGTCGCGCAGGGCTACCGGAGCGAGCGACAGGTACGCGACGCGAGCGTCGACCAACTCGCTGACGATGTACCGAACGTCGGCGAGCAGCGTGCCGGGCAACTTCTGCGGACTGTCGACGAATAG
- a CDS encoding Lrp/AsnC family transcriptional regulator produces MIGPDADDEEIRDDADEHLDALLSAETDASQPRDAEDTDGPDARDNRESGPQREGFVAVCRHCRSHHKTNEQARTHGESCAQRPVATCRFCHEPHTAASGANPDDHYYDCQPFRAWYKRRQRQRSTPDGEQGVEGDLDPFAQRRAVQPWYHEFGAYVKYDTSERRKPFNWYYALDSARKEHDGELFSGFEVTADELPADTRRVAERQADDDLDGDEVVEEWAVALRYSDSNINPPDEHVAADIDWRLDTVKEPRVYVFPAAYDSYSDAKDDGRARAYFRLRPRWPDQDAETNAGDTVSINPTDLLGFDAEFDGTNIEFSRYPDLLRRAIEAIKEQQGVKWNGPTYVDPESFDREKIHGSSNIIDAELYIRAEDGETGKLIAIDGPIHRVSMLLAGDREGYAKSVRDDRERAGSYHTATIGSMRAGHLVGGHDLAKEIKHYYGRNPDAATGALQHPKVGVSLQHSVMADTVYWEDLDSLERELDETLLNVLQWADIPLRPTEGPYVADDYFEPVGASRFRKLVDDPTPRIESEQKNAVERWAFLGNLNDTHVDTLRTLVTDGGQLSPADIADEIGKAVSTVRRALRQLGELVQTSYADVQLRSQYLAQQVVKRLDAVDAVVEHDLEGAADNLVRAENVAATPGEGSAWLRWRDNWVEEVRADGEKDEIVLGWECADRSELRRLIREGAIAFRNDQGGDTLGLFSRTFRVRGRLRNGEEVTYADETLLDLLPTGWDYFKPG; encoded by the coding sequence GTGATCGGCCCCGACGCGGACGACGAGGAGATCCGCGACGACGCCGACGAGCACCTCGACGCGCTCCTGTCAGCCGAGACGGACGCGAGCCAGCCCCGCGACGCCGAGGACACCGACGGGCCGGACGCCCGTGACAACCGCGAGAGCGGCCCACAGCGGGAGGGCTTCGTCGCTGTCTGTCGGCACTGTCGGAGTCACCACAAGACGAACGAGCAGGCGCGAACACACGGCGAGTCGTGCGCACAGCGGCCCGTCGCAACCTGCCGGTTCTGCCACGAGCCACACACCGCCGCGTCCGGAGCAAACCCCGACGATCACTACTACGACTGTCAGCCGTTCCGCGCTTGGTACAAGCGGCGCCAGCGCCAGCGATCCACACCGGACGGCGAGCAGGGCGTCGAGGGCGACCTCGATCCGTTCGCGCAGCGGCGCGCCGTGCAGCCGTGGTACCACGAGTTCGGCGCGTACGTCAAGTACGACACGAGCGAGCGGCGCAAACCGTTCAACTGGTACTACGCGCTCGACTCCGCCCGGAAGGAACACGACGGTGAACTATTCAGCGGCTTCGAGGTCACGGCCGACGAGCTGCCAGCCGACACCCGGCGCGTCGCAGAGCGGCAGGCCGACGACGATCTTGACGGCGACGAGGTCGTCGAGGAGTGGGCCGTCGCGCTGCGGTACTCCGACTCGAACATCAACCCGCCCGACGAGCACGTCGCCGCCGACATCGACTGGCGGCTCGACACGGTGAAAGAGCCTCGCGTCTACGTGTTCCCCGCCGCGTACGACTCCTACAGCGACGCGAAAGACGACGGCCGGGCGCGGGCGTACTTCCGACTCCGGCCGCGGTGGCCCGACCAGGATGCCGAGACGAATGCCGGTGACACTGTCTCGATCAACCCCACCGACCTGCTCGGGTTCGACGCAGAGTTCGACGGCACGAACATCGAGTTCAGTCGCTACCCGGACCTGCTGCGGCGAGCGATCGAGGCGATCAAAGAGCAGCAGGGCGTCAAGTGGAACGGCCCGACGTACGTGGATCCCGAGTCGTTCGACCGGGAGAAGATCCACGGCTCCTCGAACATCATCGACGCCGAGCTGTACATCCGCGCCGAGGACGGCGAGACGGGGAAGCTGATCGCGATCGACGGCCCGATCCACCGCGTCAGTATGCTGCTGGCGGGTGACCGCGAGGGGTACGCGAAGTCCGTCCGCGACGATCGCGAGCGGGCCGGCTCGTACCACACGGCGACGATCGGGTCGATGCGTGCCGGCCACCTCGTCGGCGGGCACGATCTCGCGAAAGAGATCAAGCACTACTACGGGCGGAACCCCGACGCGGCCACCGGCGCCCTGCAGCATCCGAAAGTCGGTGTCTCGCTACAGCACTCGGTCATGGCTGACACCGTGTACTGGGAGGATCTCGACTCGCTCGAACGCGAGCTCGACGAGACGCTGCTGAACGTGCTGCAGTGGGCGGACATCCCGCTGCGGCCCACGGAGGGGCCGTACGTCGCCGACGACTACTTCGAGCCCGTCGGCGCCTCGCGGTTCCGCAAGCTCGTCGACGACCCAACGCCGCGGATCGAGAGCGAGCAGAAGAACGCCGTCGAGCGGTGGGCCTTCCTCGGGAACCTGAACGACACGCACGTCGACACGCTCCGGACGCTCGTCACCGACGGCGGGCAACTCTCACCAGCGGACATCGCCGACGAGATCGGGAAGGCCGTCTCGACCGTCCGGCGTGCGCTCCGCCAGCTCGGTGAGTTGGTACAGACGAGCTACGCCGACGTGCAGCTGCGCTCGCAGTATCTCGCCCAACAGGTCGTGAAGCGGCTGGATGCCGTCGACGCCGTCGTCGAGCACGATCTCGAAGGCGCCGCCGACAACCTCGTGCGCGCCGAGAACGTCGCCGCGACGCCCGGCGAGGGCTCCGCGTGGCTCCGCTGGCGCGACAACTGGGTTGAGGAGGTCCGTGCGGACGGCGAGAAAGACGAGATCGTCCTCGGGTGGGAGTGTGCCGACCGGTCGGAGCTGCGGCGGCTGATCCGCGAGGGCGCGATCGCCTTCCGGAACGACCAGGGCGGCGACACGCTCGGGTTGTTCTCGCGGACGTTCCGCGTTCGCGGGCGCCTGCGGAACGGTGAGGAGGTGACGTACGCCGACGAGACGCTGCTCGACCTGCTGCCGACCGGGTGGGACTACTTCAAACCCGGCTGA
- a CDS encoding DUF6884 domain-containing protein, which translates to MTKYVLVGCGAAKRDERSAARDLYTSTYFAKKREYAETVGDEWAILSAEHGLVKPDAELDPYETHIDDLDGDALDELAHRVGMELIEWLGVTEPGDEIVVLAGRSYVDPLRDRETFHAGIGPSVAFPFEQLDLAGIGEQMSWLDDRVAAATAEQQRLVRGGQQ; encoded by the coding sequence ATGACTAAGTACGTCCTCGTCGGCTGCGGCGCCGCGAAGCGCGACGAGCGCTCCGCGGCCCGCGACCTGTACACGTCGACGTACTTCGCGAAGAAGCGCGAGTACGCCGAGACCGTCGGTGACGAGTGGGCGATCCTCTCGGCAGAACACGGACTCGTCAAGCCCGACGCCGAACTCGATCCCTACGAGACCCACATCGACGACCTCGACGGCGACGCGCTCGACGAGTTGGCGCACCGCGTCGGGATGGAATTGATCGAGTGGCTCGGCGTCACCGAGCCCGGCGACGAGATCGTCGTGCTCGCCGGGCGCTCGTACGTCGACCCGCTCCGGGATCGCGAGACCTTCCACGCTGGGATCGGGCCGTCCGTCGCGTTCCCGTTCGAGCAGCTCGATCTCGCCGGGATCGGCGAGCAGATGTCGTGGCTCGACGACCGCGTCGCCGCCGCGACCGCCGAGCAGCAGCGCCTCGTCAGAGGTGGACAGCAGTGA